The stretch of DNA TGTTTTCCTTCATCATGAAAATTGATGATTTTCGGATACTCTACTGCTACATTCTCTTCATGATAGGTTACTGTTACGATGTCATATTCATAGCTATCTGATTTTTGTTCAGTCTTTTCCATTTCTTCGTTCGTTTCCTTACTTCCTTCTCCGTTACATGCTGATAAAAAAAGTGTAAATAGAATTAATAATAATCCAAATAGCTTTTTATCCATCTCCATCCCCCTAGTAAACCTCTTAATTAATAAAGTATATGAAATATATTGGAAAGTAACTAATCTTTTAGTAAAAGGAGATACTATTTTATTTAATAATGAAGAAAACCCCTTCAACGATGTATGAAGAGGTTTGTGTTCTAGTAGGAATAAACTTAGATGTTTTTTCTAATTTCTGCGTGATCAAGACCTGTCCCTCTGTCCACTTATTTCAGTTGTCCATTTCCTTTAATGATGTATTTTGTTGAGGTTAGGGCGTTTAATCCCATTGGGCCACGAGCATGTAGTTTTTGGGTACTTATTCCGATTTCGGCACCAAAGCCAAATTCAAAGCCATCTGTAAATCGGGTAGAGGCGTTGTGATATACAGCTGCTGCATCCACTTCATTTAAAAATTGCTCTACATTTTCAACGGAAGAAGAAATAATTGCTTCGGAGTGTTTCGTTCCGTATTGATTTATATGTGTAATAGCAGCCTCTACGTCTTCCACTACTTTTACTGCTAATTCTAGTCCTAAATATTCTGTTTCCCAATCTTCTTCATTAGCAGGAATTACATCCAAACCAGTTTGTTGTACCGTTTCATCTCCATGAATATGAACATCTTTATCTCGTAAAGCAGTACATAATTGTACTAAATGCTTCGATGCCCATTTTTTATGAACAAGTACCGTTTCACAAGCATTACATACAGACGGACGTTGTGTTTTCGCATTAACGGCGATATCAATTGCCATTTTTGGATCAGCCGTTTCATCGATATAAATATGACAATTTCCTGCACCGGTCTCTAATACAGGAACGGTTGCCTGTTGGACTACTGTTTGAATTAGCTGTGCGCTACCGCGTGGAATTAGAACGTCGAGATATTCATTTAACCGAAACATTTCAGATGCTGTCTCCCGACTTGTATCTTCCAATAACTGAACAGACTCAACAGGAAGTTCACTCAACTGAAGGGCATGTTGGATTACCTTTACAATCGCTTTATTTGAATGGATTGCTGTTGAACTACCACGTAGCAACACAGAGTTACCGGTTTTTATACAAAGACTTGATGCATCTACTGTCACATTTGGTCTAGCTTCATAAATCATGCCAATTATCCCTAGTGGTACTCGAATTTGTGAAATATGAAGGCCGTTCGGACGTTCCCATTCCTCTAACAATTCACCAATTGGATCGTTCAGCTTAGTTAACTGAACGAGAGCATCTGCCATATCTTGTAGATGCTTGTCATTTAACTTTAAGCGATCTAGTAAGGCGTCACTCATTCCATTATCCTCTCCAGCGATAATATCTTTCTCATTTTCTAGTAGTATAAAGGTCTGTTCCTTCATTAGCTGCTCTGCCATTATTTGAAGTGCTTTATTTTTTTGCTCTGTTGTTGTTTTAGCTAATATAGTAGCAGCATCTTTAGCCTTTCTACCTTTTTGAATTAACTCTTGACTACGGTTTGCTTCGAAAAGTCCACTCATCCTACATTCTCCTTTCTGCTTGACTGACCCAATTATCTCTATGAATGACTACTCTATGATTACTATTCGCAATCGTCATCGCTTCTGCACTTGATAAGCCTTTTATGTCTATTAATTGATTGGAGGAAAAATTCACTTTCCCTTTACCGATTGTCTTTCCCTTTTCATTAATAACTTCCACTACATCATCAACGTGAAAGTTTCCATAAATATTTGTTACACCAGCTGGTAGAAGACTTTTCCCTTGCCTTACGATTGCACCTATAGCACCTTCGTCGACCTCGATTTTTCCACTTGGAACGGAATGAAGCGCTAGCCATTGCTTTGACGTTTTCACGATAGGTTGAGAGTCACTACCAATGTAAGTTCCATCACCTTTCCCAGCAAGAATATCCACTAATTTGTCACTTCCAGAACCTGACCCGATAAACACTTTTACCCCTAAATCTAATGCCGTTTTGGCAGCCTCTATTTTTGACTTCATTCCACCAGTACCTACGTTTGAACCCGCTCCAGATGCGCCTTTTAACAATTCATCATTAATTTCAAAAAGAAAATTATACTTTTTTGCATTTGGATTTGTACGTGGGTTTTGATCATATATTCCATTTATATCTGTTAAAATGATTAAAAAATCAGCATGAACGAGGCCACTCACTAACGCTGATAGCATGTCATTGTCTCCAAACGTTAATTCTGCAACCGAAACAGAATCATTTTCATTAATAATTGGTAGAACATCGCGATGTAAAAGTTCCGATAATGTGGCATATGCGTTGTTATATTGATCTTTATGCAAGAAGTTTTGTCTTGTTAATAATAATTGGGCAGCAACAATGCCATGTCTGCTTTTAAATTCTTCTGTATATCCCCTTATTAATAATCCTTGGCCTACTGCTGATGCTGCTTGCTTGCCAGCAATTGTTGTCGGACGAGAGGAATAGCCAAGATCAGCAAACCCAGCTGCCACCGCACCAGATGAAATGAGAATAACTTCATGCCCTAATTCTTTTAATTTCGCAAGAGCATCCACATGCTCACATAATTTCTCATTACTAAGTCCACCGTTCCTATTCGTTAAAGAACTACTGCCAATTTTGACTACAATTCTTTTCTTCTTCATTTCTCGTTCACCACCTTAATAATATAATAAAAAAAGCCCTTCCATCCCCATAAAAAAGGACGAAAAAGCTCCGTGGTACCACCTTCATTAATATTAGACTTCATCTAATATTCACTCTATTTTCCTCTAACGTAGGAAATCGGTTAGGTTTTGCCTAACAAGCTCGAGGGATAGGGTTCAATAGCATTGCAAGTATGTAAAACCTTTCAGCCGGTGGATTTTACTCTCTTTTACTTGAGAACTACTTACTAGGTCCCTGTCATTACTTTTTTTAAATATAGTATCTAAATTAAATACAACCTCAAATATATTAAAAAATATTATGGACTGAAAACGGCTTTCTGTCAATATTGTGGTGAAAGGCACTTTTGGGGGATTATTGGAACTATCCCTAAAAATGGGGATTCAGCAAATGAATATGGACCTTAATACGATACAATTAAAACTCCTCTTTTTCAAATAGTATAAAGCCCATTAATGATTTATCCTCTTTTAAATTCCAATCAATAAAAATATCCTTTATAGGACGAAGAAAAATTTCATTAAATTTCCCATGTCGATGGAAATACTTTTTCTCCAGTTCATCCTTTGTTATCTTTAATTCCTCTTTATAGCCTTTTGCAATTAGAGCTTTTTCAATAGGAACTAATAGACCTTTCCTCTCTAATAAATAAATAGTTTTTGACAATGGATAGACGATAATTTGTTCGGGAACTTTTTGTACCAATTTACTAATTCGAGCTGCTTCTTGCGCTAATTCCTCTAGTTCTACTCTATCATCTATGCTGTCCTGTATATCCTCCTCTTCCACATCTTCACTTTCTTTTAACTTAAACATTAATATTCCAGAGTTATTAGGAAAGTTCCAATCATGGTAGCTTTCCTCAACATCTCGTTCAATTGTTAACCTAATAACTCCAACGAGCTCCTTTATCAAATGCTCAATTATAATAGTTCTAGCTTTATCAACTTGGTCCCTTTGTCCTTGTTGCATAAGAACCTCTTCCATCGGTGATAAAAAGCCTTTTATGTAAATAACTAAATGGCTGTTTTTAAGCGTTGTTTGGCAAGATTGAGGTCCACGACCAAAGTTCTTTCTTAACAATTTACTTGTATAACTACTTAAAAAGTTTAATGGATCTTTGCTCAATTATATCTTCACTACCTTTCCTACATTATTATAAAAATAACTATGTACTAACCCTTTATTCGCTCTCTTAATCGTGCGTTAGTACTATTATTGACTACTATAGTAATACTATTACTCTAGGGAGAAATATTTTGTTAATAGTTATATCTATATATATGGTTAATTAGGATGAAAAAAACTTTCATCACCTACCTTCAAAAATGAAAAAAAGCCAAAATAACAAGAAGAATATGTTTCTCCGAGTTATTTTGCCTATTTTAAAAATTACTATGTTAAATAGAATATGATATATTTTCGATCCTTAATATAATCCGAAATAATAAATATACTGCCTATTTGTCTACCTAGTTGCTCTTCTAAATATTCTTTTTGGTTATAGTATTTCCTTTTAATCTCAATAGCTCTTTCGTGCAATATATCTAAATGCCCTTTATCAAAGAGTAAATCTTCAACTTGTAACAACACACCGTTACATTCTATTGCTAGTAAATTTTGTGAAAGCTTGATAACTTCCATTTTAGAAGGATATTTGTGAAGCCTTGAACTCACATTTTTTATTGATTGGATAATTTGTTCCTTTTCATATGTATTACCAATACTGTCATACCATCCTAATTTATGAGTAATTTCAAATATTATTAGTCCAGAGTTAGATGTGAAATCCCAATCACTGAAATAAGAGTCGAAATTAATTCCAGTTGCTAATGACGCTACATCTAAGTATTCAGCAAAAACTTGCTCCATTACTTCTGATCGAAAGGCAATAGCTAGTTTCTTTTTCCCTTTGCTTAATAAAACCTCTTCGGCAGGAGTCATGAATTTACGAACATAAATGATAAGTCTATTCGAATGTATAATTGCAAAACATGTTTCTGGACCTTTACCAAACCTTTTTTTAAGCATTTTACTCATTGTACTACTCAACTGTAGGAGGGTATCTTGATTTTTAGTATGTAAGATATTCAACTCGACTTAGCCTCCTTTTCTTAAAAAAATAGTTAATACACATTTTTTTCCATAATAAAAAAGGCCTAACCTCTAATAAGAAGTTAGGCCACGGAAAGACAGTCTATTTAAAATAGTATCTCCCATTTACCAATCAATAATTGTACGTTATAAAATTATATTAAAATAATATGTTGAATAGCATGCATATGTTACAAAATTTCAAGTCAAAGTTAACCAATGACAGTAAGACATTAGTCTTTTTCATTTTACCATTCTTTTTTATCTCTAGCAATACTTTACTCACAGACTGGTAGGTTTATTTCGACAGCTGTCCCTTTTTGGTCTGTTACAAATGTTATAGTACCATAATGGTCATCTATTATTTGTCTACTAACGATTAGGCCTAAACCTGTTCCACCTTTTTTCGTTGTAAATCTGGAATGGCCTATTTTCCCCAATAGATCTAGAGGTATCCCCAAACCTTCATCTTTTATTCGAATTAATATTGTATCATCCCCATTATTACGAGCCTCCACCAGTACTTTCCCACCTTCGGGCATAGCTTCTATCGCATTTTTCAAAAGAGAGATAAATATGAGTTTTAATTGATTTTTATCCCCGTATATTTTAGATTTCGTAAATATAAACTCTTCTTCAAACTCTATATTATTTAAATATGCTTGATGTTTTAGTAATGTAAGTACTTCGGAAAGTAATTCTCTCATACTATACATACCTATATCTCTATTGTTAGACAACATTAGCATAGAAAGCTCTCTTAACACTAAATCTAATCGAGCTAATTCACTTTCTACTAGTTTGTAATACTCTTTGTATCCATATCCTCTTTTTATTAATTCAACAAACCCTTTAATTATTGTAATATTGTATTGAATATCGCGAGAAAATTCAGCTACTAGTTGAGCTGCGACAGTATTTTTATCAACTAAGGACTTCCATTCCTCCTCAGCCTTTAAAGTTCCTTCTTTTTGCTCTTCGAAGTCTTTCGTGTGAAACACAAGATAAAGCCCAATTTGCTCTTCACTTTCATAGATTGGAATAATTGTCACATTTAACTCCGTTGAAACGGGTTCATTTTTTTTATAAAAGGGAATTACTCTACTCGTCACCCTATCCTTTGTAAAATAGGAGCCAAAAGATAATAAAGTATAGGCATTCATTCTCATCAATTCCGGTTTTGTGTACCCTAATACGGTTTCACTTTTCCTACTTGCATATAAAATATCTCCCTGTAAATCTACGATTAAAAAGGGATCTTTCTGCTCATTCACTATCGAAATACTGTTCGTTTTATTATGAGTTTGAACGTATTGTTGTAGAAGTTGTTTCTTTATTAAAAGGCCGTTTTCCATTTTTCCCTTCCTTCCGATAAATTTTGACAAAATAAAAGCCCAATAAGACAGGAATTAGGATTCCAATCTTATCGGGCTTAGAATTCTAGCTTTATAATCTAGAAAGCATTACCTTTATAATAAAATGTTTTTTAAAGATTCATAATCAAATAAGCAAGAGCATTCGACTCTTACTCACGATAATAGTACTACTTTTAGAAATATTTAGCAAGTGTAGACTAGGTCTTTGTCCACTTACAACGAACCTGAAAGCTTACAAAATATTCTCTTGTTTATCTGCAATGCCTATCCAACTTTCAGCTCCGAATCCGCATAGTTGTTGGCTCTCTTATGTTTAATAAGTTGCCAGACAAACCAAGCTAGCACTGCCAACCAAATAACCATTCCTAGGATCAGAGAAATACGATAATCCAAGTTAAAGCCTTCTGGTGCATAGAAGAAATATGTACTTACTACCGCTGTCATGAATAAAGCTGGAATACTACAAATCCAATGAAACTTGTTATTTTTAACAAGGTACATGGCTGCCGTCCACAACATTACCGCAGCAACGATCTGATTCGTTCCACCAACATATCGCCAGAGAAAACTATAATCAATTGTAGTTAAATATAGCGTTGTTCCTAATACCGGGATGATAAGTAAAGCTACTTTCCCTTTCCCATGAAAATCTTTCTTCGTCAATTGAGTCAATAATTCCGCAAGCATCATTCTGGAGGAACGTAATGCCGTATCACCAGTAGTAATTGGAAGAACAACAATACCTAAAATTGCGATGAATCCGCCAAATGCACCTAGTGTTGTAATACTGATTTCATTAACGACCCCAGCTGGACCTCCTGCTGCCAATGCTGTTTGCAACGCACCCGTACTACCAAAGAAGGTCATACCTGCCGCTGCCCAAATCATGGCAATAACACCTTCACCAATCATTGCTCCATAGAATACTTTTCTACCTTCACTTTCTTTTTTTAATGTTCGAGCTAAAATCGGACTTTGTGTACTATGAAATCCTGAGATTGCTCCACAGGATATCGTTACCATTAATAAAGGCCAAATCGGCATTTCTCCTGGATGTAAATTACTTAACGTTAAATTTGGGATTGAATGATCAAAAAAGAACATTCCGATACCAATTGATACAGCCATGAAAATTAAAATAGCTCCAAAAATAGGATACACTCTTCCTATTATTTTATTGATTGGTAAGATTGCCGCAAGTATAAGATAAGCAAAAATAATAACTAACCAAGTTGTAGAGTTAAGTGGTGTTATTTGCGTAAGTAGCTGGGCAGGTGCTGCAGTAAATGCTGCTGCCACCAACACCATTAAAATAATCGAAACAATCGTTGTAACGAATTTCATTTTACCGCCCAAATATTTACCGACAAGAGTCGGAAATTGTGCTCCATTATGTCTTAGCGATATCATCCCCGAAAAGTAATCATGTACCGCTCCAGCAAAAATACAGCCGATAACAATCCATATAAAAGCTACTGGACCATAAAGTGCGCCCATTATTGCACCAAATATCGGACCGGTTCCAGCGATATTCAAAAGCTGAATTAAACTCGCTTTCCACCAACTCATTGGCATATAATCAAGACCGTCGTTGTTTGTATAGGCAGGTGTTGAATTCTGGTCATTAATGCCAAAAATTCGTTCAACCACCTTCCCGTAAACGATATAACCGACAATTAACAACACAATAGATGCAATAAAAGTAACCACCGCTGAACCCCCATTTTTCAGAAAATTAATTATAATGATATAATTATTGGAATGAAAAATCAATGATCTTTTCCAAATTTTTAGATATTTCTATCTTTTCTAGTAGTAACTTCACATTTTGTTCAATTATTCAATAAGATAACCTAGTAGAAGAAGTGGTTTACCTACGTTTTGTCAGACTTTTATGTGGATTTTATATGCTGTTTTATCGTAGTCCAACGCACTATTTTAAATAAAAAAACGAGGTACCCATCATCTAGAATGAAAAGGTATCTCGTTTATTTTTGTTAACTATAGTTTTGTCTTAGGTTCTTTTCTATTTATTTGTTCCTTTACCAAAATAATTTTTTCTGTTACTTTACATTTACTTATGATACGGTTTTAAGCAACTTTAAATATAATCTCTTAACAAACACTTCGAATACAGCACTCAGAACGTGTCAAGCTATCCTCTCATAAAGTGATAAGTAAAACAGCACTATACTTTGGAGGAAAGAGAATGAACCCTATGTATAACTATCGAACCAATCCGCAAATAACACATAATGGACCGATGCAAGTTATTGTCATTGAACCTTTCGT from Sutcliffiella cohnii encodes:
- the proB gene encoding glutamate 5-kinase, whose protein sequence is MKKKRIVVKIGSSSLTNRNGGLSNEKLCEHVDALAKLKELGHEVILISSGAVAAGFADLGYSSRPTTIAGKQAASAVGQGLLIRGYTEEFKSRHGIVAAQLLLTRQNFLHKDQYNNAYATLSELLHRDVLPIINENDSVSVAELTFGDNDMLSALVSGLVHADFLIILTDINGIYDQNPRTNPNAKKYNFLFEINDELLKGASGAGSNVGTGGMKSKIEAAKTALDLGVKVFIGSGSGSDKLVDILAGKGDGTYIGSDSQPIVKTSKQWLALHSVPSGKIEVDEGAIGAIVRQGKSLLPAGVTNIYGNFHVDDVVEVINEKGKTIGKGKVNFSSNQLIDIKGLSSAEAMTIANSNHRVVIHRDNWVSQAERRM
- a CDS encoding ATP-binding protein, with amino-acid sequence MENGLLIKKQLLQQYVQTHNKTNSISIVNEQKDPFLIVDLQGDILYASRKSETVLGYTKPELMRMNAYTLLSFGSYFTKDRVTSRVIPFYKKNEPVSTELNVTIIPIYESEEQIGLYLVFHTKDFEEQKEGTLKAEEEWKSLVDKNTVAAQLVAEFSRDIQYNITIIKGFVELIKRGYGYKEYYKLVESELARLDLVLRELSMLMLSNNRDIGMYSMRELLSEVLTLLKHQAYLNNIEFEEEFIFTKSKIYGDKNQLKLIFISLLKNAIEAMPEGGKVLVEARNNGDDTILIRIKDEGLGIPLDLLGKIGHSRFTTKKGGTGLGLIVSRQIIDDHYGTITFVTDQKGTAVEINLPVCE
- a CDS encoding glutamate-5-semialdehyde dehydrogenase, with the protein product MSGLFEANRSQELIQKGRKAKDAATILAKTTTEQKNKALQIMAEQLMKEQTFILLENEKDIIAGEDNGMSDALLDRLKLNDKHLQDMADALVQLTKLNDPIGELLEEWERPNGLHISQIRVPLGIIGMIYEARPNVTVDASSLCIKTGNSVLLRGSSTAIHSNKAIVKVIQHALQLSELPVESVQLLEDTSRETASEMFRLNEYLDVLIPRGSAQLIQTVVQQATVPVLETGAGNCHIYIDETADPKMAIDIAVNAKTQRPSVCNACETVLVHKKWASKHLVQLCTALRDKDVHIHGDETVQQTGLDVIPANEEDWETEYLGLELAVKVVEDVEAAITHINQYGTKHSEAIISSSVENVEQFLNEVDAAAVYHNASTRFTDGFEFGFGAEIGISTQKLHARGPMGLNALTSTKYIIKGNGQLK
- a CDS encoding Na-translocating system protein MpsC family protein; the protein is MNILHTKNQDTLLQLSSTMSKMLKKRFGKGPETCFAIIHSNRLIIYVRKFMTPAEEVLLSKGKKKLAIAFRSEVMEQVFAEYLDVASLATGINFDSYFSDWDFTSNSGLIIFEITHKLGWYDSIGNTYEKEQIIQSIKNVSSRLHKYPSKMEVIKLSQNLLAIECNGVLLQVEDLLFDKGHLDILHERAIEIKRKYYNQKEYLEEQLGRQIGSIFIISDYIKDRKYIIFYLT
- a CDS encoding Na-translocating system protein MpsC family protein, translated to MSKDPLNFLSSYTSKLLRKNFGRGPQSCQTTLKNSHLVIYIKGFLSPMEEVLMQQGQRDQVDKARTIIIEHLIKELVGVIRLTIERDVEESYHDWNFPNNSGILMFKLKESEDVEEEDIQDSIDDRVELEELAQEAARISKLVQKVPEQIIVYPLSKTIYLLERKGLLVPIEKALIAKGYKEELKITKDELEKKYFHRHGKFNEIFLRPIKDIFIDWNLKEDKSLMGFILFEKEEF
- a CDS encoding carbon starvation CstA family protein, with product MVTFIASIVLLIVGYIVYGKVVERIFGINDQNSTPAYTNNDGLDYMPMSWWKASLIQLLNIAGTGPIFGAIMGALYGPVAFIWIVIGCIFAGAVHDYFSGMISLRHNGAQFPTLVGKYLGGKMKFVTTIVSIILMVLVAAAFTAAPAQLLTQITPLNSTTWLVIIFAYLILAAILPINKIIGRVYPIFGAILIFMAVSIGIGMFFFDHSIPNLTLSNLHPGEMPIWPLLMVTISCGAISGFHSTQSPILARTLKKESEGRKVFYGAMIGEGVIAMIWAAAGMTFFGSTGALQTALAAGGPAGVVNEISITTLGAFGGFIAILGIVVLPITTGDTALRSSRMMLAELLTQLTKKDFHGKGKVALLIIPVLGTTLYLTTIDYSFLWRYVGGTNQIVAAVMLWTAAMYLVKNNKFHWICSIPALFMTAVVSTYFFYAPEGFNLDYRISLILGMVIWLAVLAWFVWQLIKHKRANNYADSELKVG